CTGCTCGCGGACTGGGTCTGGCTCATCGGGACGAGTCGTTTGCCTATTCTTGTCACTGCCGCAGGTGATGCGTTCCTGCAGGATGTGGACGATGGCTCGGTTCTGTTCCTTGATACCCAGGCCGCTGAGTTGAGCACCGTGGCTGACTCTCCGGAAGAGCTGCGTTCGCTTCTGGCAGATCGGCAGTTTGTCTACGACTATCTGTTTGTCGAGATGTGTGCTGATCTTGCTGCCAAGGGTCGAACCTTGGGACCGGGACAGGTTTACGACTTGGAGCAGCCCATGGTCCTAGGCGGAAATTGTGTTCCGGACAACATCCGGTCGCTCGATATGGCCGTGCATTTCTCGCTGCTCGGGCAGATCCATGAGCGGACGCACAATCTGCCGGAGGGAACGTCCGTTGCCGGTGTCGGTATCGAGTAGCTACGGCCTAACAAACGTTTCGAGCTGACTCGCAGATAGTCTTCGCTCTCTGAAAGCGCTACGCTCGCAGCTCAAACGTCAGACGTTAGGCACACATAACCGAAGGTTGACGCACATGAATGAGGGTTGGCACGGCGACGAGTACTACATCATCTTTGGTGAGGGTGAGATTGCGGACGCCACTCAGAGGTATCGCGTTGCTCAGGAATTCCCTGAACACTCGGTGATGGGTCTGCGCGGCTGGGACGATCTGATTGTGTGCGATAGCGAAGGCCAAGCGTTTGCGGTTCCGTCGGTACCGCTTGACGCACGGCATGTGCTGCCCTGCAATGTTCCTGAGGCAGCGTCTCTCGAGGCGGATAGTCGCTTCGTCGGACTGGTCAAATGGTACGTCACGCCCATCGTCTTCGGGGGTGACCCTCAGGCCCAAGACAACATAACCTGGGTCAGCCATGAGCAGCACTCTGAACTTGTGGCTTGGTGGAACGAACGCTATCGCGAACTCAAAGGCAACGACGCAGGAGCCTAACAACGGCATTCAATTGATAGCGCCACGCGCTGTGGCTGATGCTTCGAATGTGCAATTGCCGGGAGTGGTGTGTTTAGTATCTGAATCCGCGGTGCCTAACAAACGTTTCGAGCGGACAGCGAAAGCGCTACTCTTTCGAGAGCGACACGCCTGCCGCTCAAACGTCAGACGTTAGCTCCACTAGGAGACCTATGAACCGTTTGGATCTCACTATTGCGCGACGGTCCGCCCCCACTGGTCTGGGCGTTGAATACATGGACTTCGTCATCGACGATACGCCGCTTCGGCAGCTCTTCAGCGAGTTCGATCACGTCTCGTGTATCGCTCGTTTTCCCGTCAAGGATGAGTGCATCAAAGCCGCGTCTTGGTTGTTGCCTGGTTCGACCGACTATGGCACGTGGCGATGCTCGATGTACGTATGTGGAGAGTGCGGCGATCCCGAGTGCGGCGAGGTGTCTGTCTGCGTAACGGTCAGCCCCAATACCATCTCATGGCACAGTTTCGCTTTCGATACCGCGCTCGATGGACAGATTGATGAGTTCGATGACGTGGGTCCGTTTGAATTTGACAGGGCTGCCTACTCTCGTTGTATCGAGAGGGGCATCGTCTGGTTGCGTGGAGGGAGCTAACAAACGTTTCGAGCAGACTCGCAGATAGCGGTCTCGTTCTGAAAGCGCTACGCTCGCTGCTCAAACGTCAGACGTTCGATGGAGCTGATGGTTAGGGTCGATATCGTATTTGGGGGACCGATGGCAGAGATCGAGTACTACGTTGGCAAGAATCTCATCGTCACGAGCGCGAGACTCAAATACCGGGATGTGACGTGCCCGATTTCTGGAGTGACGGCCGTTCGCGTGTCGAAACTTCCTGAGGTAGAGACTGATCGGCATGGGTCGCGGATGGCTCGGGGTGTGGGCTTGTTCCTCGTGGGTGCCATTATCGCAGTCTTGATGCTGGTCAGTGGGCTGAACGCAGGAATGCTGTTCAGCATTGCCGGCGTCTTCTGCGTTATTGGCGTCGCAGTCGCGGTAGCCGGGGCGAGAATGGTTAGATCTGGATGGATTGCGGATCGAGAGGATTCGGCACGTCGCGGAGTGATCGTGGGTCTTTCGTCCGGGGAGAACCTCAACATACGCGTAGCTTCTCTCGACACTGCCAAGCTGATCCGTGAGGCGATTGAACAGGCGCTGACATCTGGTGTCACGCTAGGCAGTCAGTCATCGATTGCTGATGAGCTGAGCAAGCTCGCGGAACTGCGTGATGCGAGCGTAATCTCCTCTGAGGATTGGGAGCGCGCCAAGGATCTCTATCTGGGCAAGCGACCGGATGAGCGCGCGGCGGCGATCATCCAATTGAGACGACTGCATGAACTCCATCGGGATGGGATCCTGTCGGAATCCGAATTCAACAGCAAGAAGTGGGACATCCTCAGCCGCTCCAAGTAGCGCTTGCGACCGGTGCCGGCCACATCGAACAAACGTTTCGAGCTGACTCGCGGATAGTCGTTTCGCTCTTAAAGCGCTACGCTCGCAGCTCAAACGTCAGACGTTCGACATACCAAATGATGGGGGGGTTACACCGATGGCGATTGCTATCCTAGTTCTCGGCTTCGTGATGAATGTCGCAGGGGTGGCCATCAGCTCCTCGCGCGATCTGCAGTGGCTCAAGGTCACTGTGCTGGGCTGGGCGCGTGAGAGCCGGATGGCCGCGGCGTCCCGACTGCGAGCCGCTTGGTCTAGGCTCAGGGGTGGTAAAGTCAGACCCCAAGCGATATCCGGGTCAGCGTCGATCAACATCGCCACGGGCAGCTGGGCAACCGGGTTCGCGTGGAATGAGATCCCCGATGGATTAGATCTGGGGGAGACGGTCAAACGGCTGCAGTCTCGGACAGACATCCTGCTTCAAATGTGCTTGAACGAGAGCGCCGGTCGTGCAGAAGCCATCGGGCAAATCAAAGCTGTGGTGAGCGAGACAACGGAGTCAGTTAATGCCCGATTCGTTGATCTCGATGCAAGAATCCATGACTTTGACGTGAAGCCGGCGGGGCAGAGGGCCACGGGAGCGTTGCTCGTGATTTGTGGCTCGGTTTTGATGTTCGCCTCTGGGTTCATGCATGTCTAGATGGGATGTCGAACAAGCGAATCGAGCAGAACGCCAAGAGCTACACTGACAAGCAAGCGGATGCGCGTCTGCTCATTCGCTGGACGTTAGACGGAGGGGGATACTGTGTTCGGATGGGGTAAGAAGGATTCGCGTCCCGATGTTCAGCTGGTGTATGCACGGTCTCGCATTCTTGGAATTCGTATTGTCCACGCCATGGCATGGCCTCCGCCAGACATGCTCGTTGGGATGATGGAAACTTGGGATGCGTCGGAGCGGGAAGCTTTGCTGCAGCAGTATAAGCAGGCAGCAGACGCGATCCGTGGATCTCTTGAGACATCCGGAGTCTGGAAGCACACGACTCTGGACGAGAGGCAGTTCTTCACAGCGGGCCTGACCGGGCGGTCTCAGCAGCAGCTCGTCGACTCTTCTTGGGCAGTAGAATCTCTCTCCTGTTGCCTTTGGGCCATGTCGCTTCTGCCTGAGATGCCCGGTTTCGACCAAGAATCCGACCCAGCCATCGCAAAACTCTTGCCACCGTCTGCGGAAACGCTTGCGCTAAGAAGCGGGGACGAGCTGGAAAAGGCCCGATCAGTAGCGGAGCTTTGGCACTGGCGAAGTCGTACACGCCAGTTGATCGAATCCGGCCAGTCAATCCCTGCTCTGCCTGACGGGATGACGCTGGACGAGGTGGTTCGTCTGACATCTGAGGCGGCCGCCAAGGCCGGCGATCTGCGAGACGTGTGCGATGGCGACTTCTGTGCTTTCGGCAAGCCTTACCGTTCGATTTCCGCGGAAGAGTATTCGCACGCGACATCTATTGCGGCTGAACGACACAAAGCACTCAATTGGATCTGTGGTATGGCTCCAAAGAATGACTGGAGCTTGACGCCCACAGATACATGACGGGGCGTTCGTAGAC
The DNA window shown above is from Coriobacteriia bacterium and carries:
- a CDS encoding DUF4272 domain-containing protein, which translates into the protein MLQQYKQAADAIRGSLETSGVWKHTTLDERQFFTAGLTGRSQQQLVDSSWAVESLSCCLWAMSLLPEMPGFDQESDPAIAKLLPPSAETLALRSGDELEKARSVAELWHWRSRTRQLIESGQSIPALPDGMTLDEVVRLTSEAAAKAGDLRDVCDGDFCAFGKPYRSISAEEYSHATSIAAERHKALNWICGMAPKNDWSLTPTDT
- a CDS encoding DUF1851 domain-containing protein, translated to MTLDDLTVSFAHIDRDGLLADWVWLIGTSRLPILVTAAGDAFLQDVDDGSVLFLDTQAAELSTVADSPEELRSLLADRQFVYDYLFVEMCADLAAKGRTLGPGQVYDLEQPMVLGGNCVPDNIRSLDMAVHFSLLGQIHERTHNLPEGTSVAGVGIE
- a CDS encoding SHOCT domain-containing protein, producing the protein MAEIEYYVGKNLIVTSARLKYRDVTCPISGVTAVRVSKLPEVETDRHGSRMARGVGLFLVGAIIAVLMLVSGLNAGMLFSIAGVFCVIGVAVAVAGARMVRSGWIADREDSARRGVIVGLSSGENLNIRVASLDTAKLIREAIEQALTSGVTLGSQSSIADELSKLAELRDASVISSEDWERAKDLYLGKRPDERAAAIIQLRRLHELHRDGILSESEFNSKKWDILSRSK